A single genomic interval of Aedes aegypti strain LVP_AGWG chromosome 1, AaegL5.0 Primary Assembly, whole genome shotgun sequence harbors:
- the LOC5567561 gene encoding melanization protease 1, whose translation MCSVLVRLLLLNWGILLVRSELNDTCTTSSSRSGRCVLVKDCQYALNIVRSEHRTSQEWSFIDHNKCGEIPGKPPLPLICCPVIQNVEGCGVAKIQQRIFGGYETDIGVYPWAGVIQYRNTRGKFEVQCGCALIHHRWVLTAAHCIVGVPRKLTVHSVRFNEWNTKKKANCTTMNDVRICRAVYKIEEQFPHPSYSITNPNMRHDIGLLKTKRDVQITDYVIPMCLPFVESIQELQIENESFVVTGWGQTDQNTPGIQRHVNLLGRNKNICDVVFKPQRISLSHDQLCIGGEFGQDSCRGDSGGPLMYEQGLVTYVLGVVSFGASDCGTKDHPGVYTSVVHYLEWIEDVMIEN comes from the exons atgtgttctgttTTGGTTCGGTTGCTGTTATTAAATTGGGGAATTCTTCTCGTTAGAAGTGAACTCAACGACACTTGTACCACAAGCAGTAGTAGAAGTGGCCGCTGTGTGTTGGTTAAAGATTGCCAGTATGCCTTGAATATTGTGCGATCCGAACATCGAACGAGCCAAGAATGGAGCTTCATAGATCACAATAAATGTGGGGAAATTCCCGGGAAACCTCCGTTACCTTTG ATATGTTGTCCAGTGATTCAAAACGTGGAAGGATGTGGAGTGGCGAAAATTCAGCAGCGTATATTTGGAGGCTACGAGACTGATATTGGAGTTTATCCGTGGGCCGGAGTCATTCAGTACAGAAATACCAGAGGAAAATTTGAGGTGCAATGTGGATGTGCGCTTATTCATCATCGATGGGTGTTGACGGCAGCTCACTGTATCGTTGGAGTTCCAAGAAAGCTGACAGT ACACAGCGTGCGGTTCAATGAATGGAATACGAAGAAAAAAGCCAATTGCACCACAATGAACGATGTTCGAATATGCCGAGCTGTATACAAGATAGAGGAACAATTCCCGCATCCCTCGTACTCGATTACCAATCCAAATATGAGGCATGATATTGGCTTGCTGAAAACAAAACGTGATGTGCAAATTACAGATTATGTTATTCCGATGTGTTTGCCATTCGTTGAAAGTATTCAAGAGCTTCAAATAGAAAACGAAAGCTTTGTTGTTACTGGTTGGGGACAGACTGACCAAA acACACCCGGAATACAAAGACACGTCAATCTGTTGGGCAGAAACAAAAATATCTGTGATGTTGTGTTCAAACCCCAAAGAATAAGTCTGTCGCATGATCAGCTTTGTATTGGAGGAGAATTCGGTCAGGATTCTTGTCGCGGTGATTCTGGCGGACCATTAATGTACGAGCAGGGATTGGTTACCTATGTGCTGGGAGTTGTCAGCTTTGGAGCGTCCGACTGTGGCACCAAGGACCATCCTGGTGTCTATACAAGCGTAGTTCACTATTTGGAGTGGATTGAAGACGTGATGATTGAAAATTGA